The genomic region AACGCAACAGGTCAACCGCATCTGTCAGCGAGCTATTGCCCCAGCGGCTGTGGATGAAACCGTCCGACAGTCAGCAACAGCGATCGCCGATAACCTATTGACCGCCCTGGGAGCTGTGGGCGTATTTGCGATCGAGCTATTCTTAACCGCAGATGGCAAATTGCTAGTCAATGAAGTAGCTCCCCGTGTCCATAACTCTGGACATTTCAGCCTAGATGCCTGCATCACCTCTCAGTTTGCCCAACACCTGCGGGCAGTCTGTGGCCTACCCTTGGGTGACCCAGCCCTCAAGCCAGGATATGCCGGAGCCGTCATGGTAAACCTGTTGGGTTATGAAGCAGTCAACTCTGATTATTTACCGCAACGCCAGCAACTAGCCAATATCCCCTATGCCCATGTCTATTGGTATGGCAAGAGTGAGTCGCGCCCAGGACGCAAGCTAGGTCATGTTACGGTGCTTGTGCCCGATCGCCCTGGAGTCAATCTTCAGCAGGCTACCGCAGAAATTATTACTCAGGTGGAATCAATTTGGTATCGTCAGGCATAGCTGTCGTAGAATAGCGCTGACTTAGTAAACATCAATAATTATGTTCTTTCAAAAGAAAAACAGACACAGTAGCATTCATCGTCTTGCTGGGCAAATTCGGGTCATAGGGAATGTGTGCTTGTGGGGACAGTTGGTGTTGGGTTTGGTACCAGCGATTGTTTGGTTAGTGATCTTGCTTAACCAAAGCCGCACCTTGGGACGATCTGGTATAAGCTGGCTGATGGGGAGCCTGTCGATTCTAGCGCTCATCTTTTCCATTCTGTGGTGGTTTCGCAACCAGCAATTGGCACGCAGATTGCGCAAGCCTAACCATCGCTTGCGTCGGGAAGGCTTGCAACAGTCTCTAGAAGCCGGCCTAGTTGTTAACCTGTTTGGCATGGTCGTGCTAATGATTGCTGGTCTAAGCTATGGCTGGGTGTTAATGGCCAAGGTATTAACAACAACTCCCCAGTTTACGCTGACTACCTCTCGTCCGTCGATCGTCCCCATAGACATCATGGCACTCCTGATTATCATCCACACCGTTGCGGCTGAGTTAGTCGGTGTTTTGGGATATTTGTGGCTTGCGAACCAAGTCGATAACTACGAGGGCGAATTTACACCGTTATTAGAGGAGGCTAGTAGTAATTCGTGAGCATTGTAAGGGGTTGTCTGAATGCTTCCCCAAGGGCAAGACTCTCCATCGGCTGCATTGTCAGAATGTTAGGGAGCCGCAAAGCCTCCTAATCCTGACAGACTAATGTTGCCTGCTTGGCTAACCCGCACAGCCGACTGAGAAAAGACCTGAAAGGCTTGGCGAATCTCTGACTCGCTATTGCCAGGTGTTAGGATCCATTCATCGCGGATGCCCATGTCACGAAAGACCTGCCGGAAGTCTGTTGAGCCGTCATCAATACCCATGCCAGCAATGATGTGGGTTTCAGCTCTGAGCATGTCGCGAACAATCGTGGCTACATCCTTTGCTTGAGCATGTTGAGAATGCATATCAGCCCCATCGGTAATCAGCAGTGTAACCGTTCGCACAGGCACACCATTGTCAGCAAACTCCTGGGCTTTGGCAATCACAGTTCCTAATAGCACGACCGTTTGATCATACAGGGGAGTGCCGCGGTTGGGATCATAGTTGCTAGTGTCCATCCGGACTGCCTGGGTCAGCCCACAGTAGGGAAACAACACGTATCCATTCAGGTAGCGTGTATGAACTAGAATATTGTCCTTTTGCTGGCAGGCGCTGAGGGCATCTAGCACAGAGTTATGACCTCCACGCACAGCCTGAACATTTCCATTGAAGCAGATGGATCCAGAATCATCTGGCATCATGGTGACCAAGATAACATCACTAGCGGTCACGTCATCCACAGTGATGCCCAGCCCTGCTTGAATCTGAGTGCCAATGTCTAGGACGTTAAGGGCTTGCATTGCAGCACTAGATAACAAACCCTCGTCTTGAGCCGACTGAAACAAACGGTTAAGGTTGGGTGTAGTCATTGTCAGTTCTCCGTTAGGTGAGACACTACTAGACCATGACAGTATAACACCCTAAGTGTAAAATTGACACTATTTGTGATCGCTTATTGATGGACTGTTTTGGACGATCGCCCATTGAGCAATTGCACGGCTTAACCCCTCCAGGGTAAATTCCTCAGCCTCCACATCAACTCGACCTAGTACGCTGCGGCATGTTTCTGATGTTTGAGGGCCGATCGACGCAATCGTTATTCCCTCCAAATTGTTGTGGGATCCACCCTGAGCTGTTAACAATTGCCAAAAACAGTGCACTGTCTTAGAGCTGGTAAAGGTGACGATATCAATGGCCTGAGCTTGGATAGCTGCCCATACCTCTGGTGTCATTCGATCAGGGCAACCGGATTGATAGGCCGCTACCTCAGTCACGATCGCTCCCTGAGCTGTTAACTCTTGCACCAAGACCTCGCGACCACCACTCTCCACACGGGGGAAAAGAATGCGCTGCCCTGCGATTGCCTCTCGCTGGCAAAGCTCAGCCACTAACGCATCGGCGACAAAATTAGTCGGAATCAACGCTGGTTGAATGCCAAACTGCTGCAAACAGTGAGCCGTTTTTTTGCCGACAACAGCAACCTTTAACTGGGTAAAATTCTCTAGGTGTTGACCAAGCTGATGGCAGCGTTGCAAAAAATACTCAACACCATTAGCTGATGCCAGAATTAGCCAGTCATACTCAGCTAGATGAGCGATTGCAGTATCTACAGCATCCCAACTAGACGGAGGCACGATCGCCAGTGCAGGCATTTCCAGAACCGTTGCTCCTAGAGCTTGCAAAGACTCACTGAAAGTACTGTTTTGACCTTCTGGCCGAGTTACTAAAACTGTTTTGCCAGCTAA from Cyanobacteriota bacterium harbors:
- a CDS encoding DUF3611 family protein, translating into MFFQKKNRHSSIHRLAGQIRVIGNVCLWGQLVLGLVPAIVWLVILLNQSRTLGRSGISWLMGSLSILALIFSILWWFRNQQLARRLRKPNHRLRREGLQQSLEAGLVVNLFGMVVLMIAGLSYGWVLMAKVLTTTPQFTLTTSRPSIVPIDIMALLIIIHTVAAELVGVLGYLWLANQVDNYEGEFTPLLEEASSNS
- a CDS encoding uroporphyrinogen-III synthase gives rise to the protein MLQSSQDLLLAGKTVLVTRPEGQNSTFSESLQALGATVLEMPALAIVPPSSWDAVDTAIAHLAEYDWLILASANGVEYFLQRCHQLGQHLENFTQLKVAVVGKKTAHCLQQFGIQPALIPTNFVADALVAELCQREAIAGQRILFPRVESGGREVLVQELTAQGAIVTEVAAYQSGCPDRMTPEVWAAIQAQAIDIVTFTSSKTVHCFWQLLTAQGGSHNNLEGITIASIGPQTSETCRSVLGRVDVEAEEFTLEGLSRAIAQWAIVQNSPSISDHK